The Chaetodon trifascialis isolate fChaTrf1 chromosome 17, fChaTrf1.hap1, whole genome shotgun sequence genome has a segment encoding these proteins:
- the LOC139346009 gene encoding heat shock factor-binding protein 1-like protein 1 — translation MSKTDSKAAADMTEAMEKTMQRLQGRFQAVSEQLESKIDEMGTRIDDLEKNVAELMTQAGMEEQAISK, via the exons ATGtcaaaaacagacagcaaagcAGCGGCAGACATGACAGAGGCG aTGGAGAAAACGATGCAGCGACTTCAAGGCAGATTCCAGGCTGTGTCTGAACAGCTGGAGTCCAAAA TAGACGAGATGGGAACCCGCATCGATGACCTTGAGAAGAACGTGGCTGAGCTCATGACACAGGCTGGCATGGAGGAGCAGGCCATTTCAAAGTGA